Proteins encoded together in one Neobacillus sp. FSL H8-0543 window:
- a CDS encoding formyltransferase family protein yields MEKVVFFVLGKKGHIVLSDFINQYGSNRIEYVVLAKDKNIKYDYYNEIKELCNKNNVKYYNRLEKQTEFSGYKFAIGWRWLIVDMHNLIVLHDSLLPKYRGFSPLVNMLINGEKEIGVSALHASEKYDEGNVIRQESLAVQYPIKINDAIDLISKLYSTLVLDIYRMIINNENLIGIPQLEENATYSLWRDNQDYIINWNNDSQSIKRMIDAVGYPFSGATTLLNNEKVIIEDVEVYLDLMIENRDVGKVIFIHEGYPIVVCGKGLLKIKNARFVNGNPILPLQKFRSRFGGQPNDTL; encoded by the coding sequence ATGGAAAAGGTTGTTTTTTTTGTATTAGGTAAGAAAGGTCATATTGTTTTATCTGATTTTATAAATCAATATGGTTCTAATAGAATAGAGTATGTGGTGTTAGCTAAGGATAAAAATATCAAATATGACTATTACAATGAAATAAAAGAGCTGTGTAATAAAAATAATGTGAAGTATTATAATCGTTTAGAAAAACAAACTGAATTCTCAGGTTATAAATTTGCTATTGGGTGGCGCTGGTTAATTGTAGACATGCATAATCTCATTGTTTTACACGATTCGTTATTACCGAAATATAGGGGATTTTCGCCACTTGTAAATATGTTAATAAATGGCGAAAAAGAAATAGGAGTGAGTGCTTTACACGCATCAGAAAAATACGATGAAGGTAATGTTATTAGGCAGGAATCCTTAGCAGTTCAATATCCAATTAAGATTAATGATGCTATAGATCTTATTTCAAAACTTTATTCAACACTAGTCCTTGATATATATAGAATGATTATTAATAATGAGAACCTAATTGGAATACCTCAATTAGAAGAAAATGCTACCTATAGTTTGTGGAGGGACAATCAAGATTATATTATTAATTGGAATAATGACTCGCAAAGTATTAAAAGAATGATTGATGCTGTTGGTTATCCATTTAGTGGTGCTACAACCTTATTAAACAATGAAAAAGTAATCATTGAAGACGTAGAAGTTTATTTAGACTTAATGATAGAAAATAGAGATGTGGGAAAAGTGATTTTTATTCATGAAGGCTATCCAATAGTTGTATGTGGAAAAGGATTGTTAAAGATTAAAAATGCTAGATTTGTAAATGGCAACCCAATTTTACCATTACAGAAGTTTAGAAGTAGATTCGGAGGACAACCAAATGATACCCTTTAA